From the genome of Sphingobacterium kitahiroshimense, one region includes:
- a CDS encoding chaperone modulator CbpM → MERTLIKLSDYCYSRKAEITFIETLNEYGLLHIIIQQEEKYIEEEQLRDLERFSDWYYELDVNPAGIEVAHHLIQKVEALQSELQRIKNQLKALES, encoded by the coding sequence ATGGAAAGGACCCTAATTAAATTATCTGATTACTGCTATTCAAGGAAAGCGGAGATTACTTTTATAGAAACTTTAAATGAGTATGGTCTTCTCCATATTATCATCCAACAGGAAGAAAAATATATTGAAGAGGAGCAGCTTCGCGATCTGGAAAGATTTTCGGACTGGTACTATGAGTTAGATGTAAATCCTGCTGGTATTGAGGTGGCACATCATCTCATTCAGAAAGTGGAAGCATTACAAAGTGAATTACAGCGCATAAAAAATCAGCTTAAAGCTTTGGAATCATAA